From the Martelella mediterranea DSM 17316 genome, one window contains:
- a CDS encoding thymidine kinase gives MAKLHFYYATMNAGKSTLLLQAAYNYRERGMHAVILLAELDDRGGKGVVSSRIGLKAEAVTFGQDTDLFECAGALDQERKIDCLFVDEAHFATAEHAWQLARVVDELKIPVMAYGLRSDFMGRLFPASAELFVLADEIREVRTICHCGRKATMVVRLDQAGNALLEGPQIEVGGNDRYVSYCRLHWKEKTGRR, from the coding sequence ATGGCGAAACTTCACTTTTACTATGCCACGATGAACGCCGGCAAATCGACCTTGCTGCTTCAGGCCGCCTATAATTACCGCGAGCGCGGCATGCACGCCGTTATCCTGCTGGCAGAACTCGATGATCGCGGCGGCAAGGGCGTGGTTTCCTCGCGGATCGGGCTCAAGGCCGAGGCGGTCACGTTCGGCCAGGACACCGACCTGTTCGAATGCGCGGGCGCGCTCGACCAGGAGCGCAAGATCGATTGCCTGTTCGTCGACGAGGCCCATTTCGCCACCGCCGAGCATGCCTGGCAATTGGCGCGGGTCGTCGATGAACTCAAGATTCCCGTGATGGCCTATGGCCTCAGATCCGATTTCATGGGCCGGCTGTTTCCGGCATCGGCCGAACTGTTCGTGCTCGCGGATGAAATCAGGGAGGTGCGGACCATCTGCCATTGCGGTCGCAAGGCCACCATGGTGGTGCGTCTGGATCAGGCCGGCAACGCGCTGCTCGAAGGCCCCCAGATCGAGGTCGGCGGCAATGACCGCTATGTCTCCTATTGCCGCCTCCACTGGAAGGAAAAGACCGGCCGCCGATAG
- a CDS encoding helix-turn-helix transcriptional regulator, which translates to MSTQEGIVREHYSHNIPREVTDPSRPPWAEMRKMIKRQQVMAEIAMMMDESRILELRARVARSDTTTELIVALGEITSTFGFNHFTLTDIPQSGDALLQSLIHFTSLPYPLIAAYDQAEILQNSAFVRSWRAATSPIEWDIDQFELDDTEAAFGQRLKTIHVRMGVVFTAPDCQPEPLAFLLFGDREPLDDAEKAELDRLAVTACRRFEQLRPVSAHHLKSLSSRELEVIKWTAEGKTSHEIGRILNLSDHTINAYLANAIRKMECVNRAQLVAKAIRLKLIE; encoded by the coding sequence ATGTCAACTCAAGAGGGAATAGTCCGCGAACATTATTCTCATAACATTCCTCGGGAGGTCACCGACCCTTCTCGTCCGCCTTGGGCTGAAATGCGAAAAATGATTAAGAGACAACAAGTTATGGCAGAAATAGCGATGATGATGGACGAATCCAGAATTCTGGAACTGCGGGCGCGGGTCGCGCGTTCGGACACAACGACAGAGCTTATCGTAGCGCTTGGAGAGATCACGTCAACCTTTGGTTTTAACCACTTTACGTTGACTGATATTCCCCAGAGCGGGGACGCGCTGTTGCAGTCGTTGATTCACTTTACCTCGCTTCCCTATCCCCTCATCGCGGCCTATGACCAGGCGGAGATCCTGCAAAATTCCGCCTTTGTCCGGTCGTGGAGAGCTGCGACCTCGCCGATCGAGTGGGATATCGACCAGTTCGAACTGGATGACACGGAGGCGGCTTTCGGCCAGCGCCTCAAGACCATCCATGTTCGCATGGGGGTTGTCTTCACGGCGCCGGACTGTCAGCCGGAGCCCCTGGCGTTTTTGCTGTTCGGGGATCGCGAACCGCTCGACGACGCGGAAAAGGCGGAGCTCGACCGGCTTGCGGTCACCGCCTGCCGCCGGTTCGAGCAGTTGCGGCCGGTTTCCGCCCACCACCTGAAGAGCCTGTCCTCGCGGGAACTGGAAGTCATCAAATGGACCGCCGAGGGCAAGACCTCGCACGAGATCGGCCGGATCCTCAACCTCTCCGACCACACCATAAACGCCTATCTGGCGAACGCGATCCGCAAGATGGAATGCGTCAACAGGGCCCAACTGGTGGCAAAGGCGATCCGTCTCAAGCTGATCGAATAA
- a CDS encoding NADP-dependent malic enzyme, whose translation MSEPTGKKPAGEDLQQQALFYHRYPRAGKLEIQATKPLGNQRDLALAYSPGVGAPCIAIHENPNDAAQYTSRANLVAVISNGTAVLGLGNIGPLASKPVMEGKAVLFKKFAGIDVFDIEIDAPSIDGMVSTISALEPTFGGINLEDIKAPECFEVERILREKMQIPVFHDDQHGTAIIVAAAILNGLELAGKALENVKIVASGAGAAALACLNLLVSLGARRENIWVFDIDGLVYPGRETNMDQWKAIYAQESDAHALADHIAGADVFLGLSVAGALKPSLLKQMAPRPMIMALANPVPEIMPDLARAEREDAMICTGRSDFPNQVNNVLCFPYIFRGALDCGARTINEEMKMAAVRAIAGLAKEEVWEASRTSANGEPLIFGPDYLIPSPFDPRLILRIAPAVARAAEETGVAERPIPDYQAYYENLTRFAFRSGLVMKPVFAAAKAAARKRVIFSDGEDERVMRAAQVLIEEGISQPILIGRPNVLETRMKRYGLRMKLHEDFEIINPESDSRFREYVDEYLSFVARKGVTPERARTIVRTNTTVIGALAVKRGDADALLCGVEGRFEKHLRDIGSIIGKHEDVRDFSSLGLLISNRGATFFADTHVTYCPSAEEIAETTIQSARAVARFGITAKAALVSHSNFGSRDSESATKMREALALVRARMPELEVDGEMHGDTAISELLRERAMPNSTLTGEANLLIFPSLDAAHITMTVVQSMLEALHVGPILLGSALPAHIMSPSVTSRGIVNMASLAVVEADVAASEKRRAAE comes from the coding sequence ATGAGCGAACCGACAGGAAAGAAGCCCGCCGGGGAAGACCTCCAGCAGCAGGCTCTTTTTTATCACCGCTATCCGCGTGCCGGTAAGCTGGAAATCCAGGCGACCAAGCCGCTCGGCAACCAGCGCGACCTCGCCCTTGCCTATTCGCCCGGCGTCGGCGCGCCCTGCATCGCCATTCACGAAAATCCCAATGACGCCGCGCAATACACCTCCCGCGCCAATCTGGTCGCCGTGATTTCGAACGGCACGGCCGTTCTCGGTCTCGGCAATATCGGCCCGCTCGCCTCCAAGCCGGTGATGGAAGGCAAGGCCGTTCTGTTCAAGAAATTCGCCGGCATCGACGTCTTCGATATCGAAATCGACGCGCCGTCGATCGATGGCATGGTCTCCACCATTTCCGCGCTGGAGCCCACCTTCGGCGGGATCAACCTCGAGGACATCAAGGCGCCGGAATGTTTCGAGGTCGAGCGGATCCTGCGCGAGAAGATGCAGATCCCGGTTTTCCACGACGACCAGCACGGCACCGCCATCATCGTCGCCGCCGCGATCCTGAACGGGCTGGAGCTTGCCGGAAAAGCGCTGGAGAACGTCAAGATCGTGGCCTCGGGCGCCGGCGCCGCGGCGCTTGCCTGCCTCAACCTGCTGGTCTCGCTCGGCGCCAGGCGCGAGAATATCTGGGTCTTCGACATTGATGGCCTGGTCTATCCCGGCCGCGAGACCAATATGGACCAGTGGAAGGCGATCTACGCCCAGGAAAGCGACGCCCATGCGCTGGCCGACCATATCGCCGGCGCCGACGTGTTTCTCGGTCTCTCGGTCGCAGGTGCGCTGAAGCCCTCGCTGCTCAAGCAGATGGCGCCGCGCCCGATGATCATGGCGCTCGCCAATCCCGTGCCGGAAATCATGCCCGATCTCGCCCGCGCCGAGCGCGAGGATGCGATGATCTGCACCGGGCGTTCGGACTTCCCCAACCAGGTCAACAACGTCCTGTGTTTCCCCTATATCTTCCGCGGCGCGCTGGATTGCGGCGCGCGCACGATCAACGAGGAAATGAAGATGGCCGCCGTGCGCGCCATCGCGGGGCTGGCCAAGGAAGAGGTATGGGAAGCCTCGCGGACATCGGCCAACGGCGAACCGCTGATCTTCGGCCCGGACTATCTGATCCCCTCGCCCTTCGACCCGCGCCTGATCCTGCGCATTGCGCCGGCCGTCGCCCGCGCGGCGGAAGAAACCGGCGTCGCCGAACGTCCCATCCCGGACTACCAGGCCTATTACGAAAACCTGACGCGCTTCGCCTTCCGCTCCGGCCTGGTGATGAAGCCGGTCTTCGCCGCCGCCAAGGCCGCGGCGCGCAAGCGCGTGATCTTCTCCGACGGCGAGGACGAGCGCGTGATGCGCGCCGCCCAGGTGCTGATCGAGGAAGGTATCTCCCAGCCGATCCTGATCGGGCGACCGAACGTGCTCGAAACCCGCATGAAGCGCTACGGTCTGCGCATGAAGCTGCATGAGGATTTCGAGATCATCAACCCGGAGAGCGATTCGCGATTCCGCGAATATGTCGACGAATACCTCTCCTTCGTCGCGCGCAAGGGCGTCACCCCGGAGCGCGCGCGCACCATCGTGCGCACCAACACCACGGTGATCGGCGCGCTCGCGGTCAAGCGCGGCGATGCGGATGCGCTTCTGTGCGGCGTCGAGGGCCGGTTCGAGAAGCACCTTCGCGATATCGGCAGCATCATCGGCAAGCATGAGGATGTGCGCGACTTCTCGAGCCTTGGCCTGTTGATCTCCAACCGCGGCGCGACCTTCTTCGCCGATACCCATGTGACCTATTGCCCGAGCGCGGAAGAGATCGCGGAGACCACGATCCAGTCCGCCCGCGCCGTTGCCCGCTTCGGCATCACGGCGAAGGCAGCACTCGTCTCGCACTCCAATTTCGGCTCGCGCGATTCCGAGAGCGCGACAAAGATGCGTGAAGCGCTGGCGCTGGTGCGCGCCCGCATGCCCGAACTCGAGGTCGACGGCGAAATGCACGGCGATACCGCGATTTCCGAATTGCTACGCGAACGCGCCATGCCCAACAGCACGCTGACGGGCGAAGCCAATCTGTTGATCTTCCCCTCGCTCGATGCCGCCCATATCACCATGACGGTGGTCCAGAGCATGCTCGAGGCGCTTCATGTCGGGCCGATCCTGCTCGGCAGCGCCCTGCCGGCGCACATCATGTCGCCCTCGGTAACCTCGCGCGGCATCGTCAACATGGCGAGCCTTGCGGTGGTCGAGGCGGATGTCGCGGCCTCGGAGAAGCGCCGGGCGGCCGAGTAG
- a CDS encoding DoxX family protein, translating into MSTNRMLQPMAPIFLAVLRVVTGLLFLEHGTQKILHFPVSDFHPPMFSLLWVGGILEIVGGVLIILGLFTRPVAFVLSGMMAVAYFMMHAPNSFFPALNGGDAAILFCFIFLYLVFAGPGSFSLDGKRK; encoded by the coding sequence ATGAGCACAAACCGCATGTTGCAGCCGATGGCGCCGATTTTCCTGGCCGTTCTGCGTGTCGTCACGGGGCTTCTCTTTCTGGAGCATGGTACCCAGAAGATCCTTCATTTTCCGGTCTCGGATTTTCATCCCCCGATGTTTTCGCTGCTGTGGGTCGGTGGCATTCTCGAAATCGTAGGCGGCGTACTGATCATTCTCGGCCTCTTCACCCGTCCGGTCGCCTTCGTCCTGTCGGGCATGATGGCTGTTGCCTATTTCATGATGCATGCGCCGAATAGCTTCTTCCCGGCGCTGAACGGTGGCGATGCGGCGATCCTGTTCTGCTTCATCTTCCTCTATCTCGTCTTCGCCGGTCCCGGCTCCTTCAGCCTGGACGGCAAGCGCAAGTAA
- a CDS encoding alpha/beta fold hydrolase translates to MPKQYIIPGMMIRDMLVPVPLDWSRPEGPVLQVFAREIVDPVKRRENLPVLAFLQGGPGGKSPRPVAGGPPWLQAALKTHRVVLIDQRGTGRSSPIDGHVISRFENGEAAADYLMHFRADSIVADCEHIRKQLLGDVKWETLGQSFGGFITLTYLSRAPEGLAACYVTGGLAGLAAEAEEVYRRTYPRVLSKNRRYYQRYPEDERLAARIADFIEDNPVYLPDGDRLSVRRLQTLGLGLGMGPGHEVLHFLLDEAFADPDETRLSESFLFSVMAETGFAGNPLFAVLQESIYAQGPRPTASAAERIRGEFPRFDPARRPLLFTGEMIYPWMFEEIRSLRPFSAAVEVLAARTDNPPLYDATRLFANDVPVAAAVYHDDMYVDAGLSLETANRLGNCRTWVTNEYEHDGVRQSPAVFERLREMVMAEGGPHG, encoded by the coding sequence ATGCCGAAGCAATATATCATTCCCGGCATGATGATCCGGGACATGCTGGTGCCGGTGCCGCTCGACTGGAGCCGTCCGGAGGGGCCGGTGCTGCAGGTTTTCGCCCGCGAGATCGTCGATCCGGTCAAGCGGCGGGAGAACCTGCCGGTGCTTGCCTTCCTGCAAGGCGGACCGGGCGGCAAGTCGCCGCGTCCGGTCGCCGGCGGCCCGCCATGGCTGCAGGCTGCGCTGAAAACCCACCGGGTGGTGCTGATCGACCAGCGCGGAACCGGCCGCAGCAGCCCGATCGATGGCCATGTCATCTCCCGCTTTGAAAACGGCGAGGCGGCGGCGGACTACCTGATGCATTTCCGCGCCGACAGCATCGTCGCCGATTGCGAGCACATCCGCAAACAATTGCTGGGCGATGTCAAATGGGAGACGCTCGGCCAGAGCTTCGGCGGGTTCATCACGCTCACCTATCTGTCGCGCGCGCCGGAGGGGCTCGCCGCCTGCTATGTCACGGGCGGGCTTGCCGGACTTGCCGCCGAGGCGGAGGAGGTCTATCGCCGCACCTATCCGCGCGTTCTTTCCAAGAACCGGCGCTATTACCAGCGCTATCCCGAGGATGAGCGGCTTGCCGCCCGCATTGCCGATTTCATCGAAGACAACCCGGTTTACCTGCCGGACGGCGACCGGTTGAGCGTGCGCCGGCTGCAGACCCTGGGGCTGGGGCTCGGCATGGGCCCCGGACATGAGGTGCTTCATTTCCTGCTCGACGAGGCCTTCGCGGACCCTGACGAAACGCGGCTGTCGGAGAGTTTCCTGTTTTCAGTGATGGCCGAGACCGGTTTTGCCGGCAATCCGCTGTTCGCGGTGCTGCAGGAAAGCATCTATGCCCAGGGGCCCCGGCCCACCGCCTCCGCCGCTGAACGGATAAGGGGCGAATTCCCGCGCTTCGATCCGGCACGCCGGCCGCTGCTGTTCACCGGCGAGATGATCTATCCATGGATGTTCGAGGAAATCCGTTCGCTGCGCCCGTTTTCCGCCGCCGTCGAGGTGCTTGCGGCAAGAACGGACAATCCGCCGCTTTATGACGCCACGCGGCTGTTCGCCAATGACGTTCCGGTGGCCGCCGCCGTCTATCACGACGACATGTATGTCGATGCGGGCCTGTCGCTGGAGACCGCGAACCGTCTCGGCAATTGCCGGACTTGGGTCACCAATGAATATGAACACGACGGCGTGCGCCAGAGCCCGGCGGTTTTCGAACGGCTGCGGGAAATGGTGATGGCCGAGGGCGGTCCGCACGGGTGA
- a CDS encoding GGDEF domain-containing protein: MQALPLLDFKTLEVVNLVVAIIAAVVWATTGLAYRGLPAARYLFGSSLAVSFGAALKTGLSPDSAAWISILALESIVCGLWLLYCGVRSFFGRPIRARQAATALLVTLALLIVFHQRWLLREAIFVFAQILPLFLLLPLFVKHGSRNSFGIQLAAAGAVIGIFSYLTIGLACAAKGLELYAIPSLEHVQTYGLLLGMVSASLLVFGIALMIIEHLLHEAENMAKRDELTGISNRRDFMFQIERVHALCAAANMPYSVLLIDIDKFKNWNDSYGHAVGDEALRHFTRTALDQLHSDTRLLARTGGDEFSLLLPGEGAEQAAEIAKTLVEQVRARAVCVNGKVLHLTVSVGVAVYMPGSQAGYNDILAHADVALYGSKNAGRDRYTVFDKRNVRDDDAPFPARFRLVDKPGAPPAGVGERRKQGLPQSG, from the coding sequence ATGCAGGCTTTGCCTCTACTGGATTTCAAGACCCTCGAAGTCGTGAACCTCGTGGTCGCGATCATCGCTGCGGTGGTTTGGGCGACGACGGGCCTTGCCTATCGCGGTCTTCCGGCCGCGCGCTATCTGTTCGGCTCGAGCCTGGCGGTTTCCTTTGGCGCTGCGCTGAAGACGGGCCTGTCGCCGGATAGTGCCGCATGGATCAGCATTCTCGCCCTGGAAAGCATCGTGTGCGGGCTATGGCTGCTTTATTGCGGCGTGCGGAGCTTTTTCGGCCGGCCTATCCGCGCCCGGCAGGCGGCAACCGCATTGCTGGTCACCCTGGCTTTGCTGATCGTGTTTCACCAACGCTGGCTGCTGCGCGAGGCGATCTTCGTGTTCGCGCAGATCCTGCCGCTGTTCCTGTTGCTCCCGCTGTTCGTGAAACATGGCAGCCGCAACAGTTTCGGCATCCAGCTTGCGGCGGCGGGCGCCGTCATCGGCATATTCTCCTATCTGACGATCGGCCTCGCCTGCGCGGCAAAGGGTCTCGAGCTTTACGCCATACCGTCGCTCGAACACGTTCAGACCTATGGGCTGCTTCTCGGCATGGTCAGCGCGTCGCTTCTGGTTTTCGGCATCGCGCTGATGATCATCGAGCACCTGCTGCACGAGGCGGAAAATATGGCCAAGCGCGATGAACTGACGGGCATTTCAAACCGCCGCGATTTCATGTTTCAGATCGAGCGCGTTCACGCGTTGTGCGCGGCCGCGAATATGCCTTACAGCGTGCTCCTGATCGATATCGACAAGTTCAAGAACTGGAACGACAGTTACGGTCACGCCGTTGGCGACGAGGCCTTGCGCCATTTCACCCGCACGGCCCTTGACCAGTTGCACAGCGATACCCGGCTCCTTGCCCGCACCGGCGGCGACGAGTTTTCACTCCTCCTGCCGGGCGAAGGCGCCGAACAGGCGGCCGAGATTGCCAAAACGCTGGTCGAGCAGGTTCGCGCCCGCGCGGTGTGCGTCAATGGAAAGGTCTTGCACCTGACGGTCAGCGTCGGCGTGGCGGTGTACATGCCCGGAAGCCAGGCCGGTTACAACGATATTCTGGCCCATGCGGACGTGGCGCTCTACGGCTCCAAGAATGCCGGGCGCGACCGCTATACTGTCTTCGACAAGCGGAACGTCAGGGATGATGACGCCCCGTTCCCGGCGCGGTTCCGGCTGGTTGACAAGCCGGGCGCACCGCCCGCGGGCGTTGGCGAACGGCGCAAGCAGGGACTGCCGCAATCCGGCTGA
- a CDS encoding RlmE family RNA methyltransferase has translation MGLNVTKPPAKPARTGRKIGQKVKKTKLKASSRRWLERHINDPYVQRAKTEGFRARAAYKLLEIDEKHQILKGARRIIDLGAAPGSWSQIAAKVTGSTDTDIRVAAIDFLEMDGVPGVKFFQMDFLDETAPALLREALDGPPDVVISDMAAPTTGHRRTDHLRTMYLCEVAAHFAVETLAEGGHFLAKTFQGGAEHDLLTMLKQNFRQVIHVKPAASRSESVEMFVLAKSFKGRKT, from the coding sequence ATGGGACTGAACGTGACCAAACCACCCGCCAAGCCGGCCAGAACAGGTCGCAAAATCGGCCAGAAGGTCAAGAAGACCAAGCTGAAGGCCTCATCGCGCCGCTGGCTCGAACGTCATATCAACGACCCCTATGTACAGCGCGCGAAGACCGAGGGCTTTCGCGCCCGCGCGGCCTACAAGCTGCTGGAGATCGACGAGAAGCACCAGATTCTGAAAGGCGCGCGCCGGATCATCGATCTGGGGGCAGCACCCGGAAGCTGGTCGCAGATCGCGGCCAAGGTCACGGGTTCCACCGATACCGACATTCGCGTCGCGGCCATCGACTTCCTGGAAATGGACGGCGTTCCGGGGGTGAAGTTCTTCCAGATGGATTTCCTCGATGAGACCGCCCCTGCCCTTCTGCGCGAGGCGCTGGACGGACCGCCCGATGTGGTCATCTCCGACATGGCCGCGCCCACCACCGGCCACCGCCGCACCGACCACCTGCGCACCATGTATCTGTGCGAAGTCGCGGCCCATTTTGCGGTGGAAACGCTGGCTGAGGGTGGACATTTTCTCGCCAAGACCTTCCAGGGCGGGGCAGAGCACGATCTCCTGACCATGCTCAAGCAGAACTTTCGTCAGGTGATCCACGTCAAGCCTGCGGCCTCGCGTTCGGAATCCGTTGAGATGTTCGTGCTGGCCAAATCTTTCAAGGGTCGGAAGACCTGA
- a CDS encoding Ppx/GppA phosphatase family protein, translated as MEDPQNSVELSDGGARLNNGGKGKRARRRSRKGRRKAAAGVPASQDAVVADGSEQVRSPESGEAKHGRNGKAARHPSSDQKTGETLANSPDHDDDKPARRKRKRRRGRRAHTKGPLGADGCKHIAGNKPAASAEPVAQPSPPPPRREARQGDPAAPQRAPGHGLYAALDLGTNNCRLLIAQPTRHHQFRVVDGFSRIVRLGEGLAATGSLSPAAMDRAIEALAMCAAKLRGRSVRRMRLIATEACRSADNGEIFLKRVREETGLELEIVNRETEARLAVSSCASLIGRETRSAVLFDIGGGSSEIAVIKLDENRSYRLANHISHWTSLPVGVVTLSERYGGHDVTPEIFENMVAEVTRMLGDFNCPGIGGGKDDEGFHLIGTSGTVTTLAGVHLDLPRYDRRKVDGIWLSDDEVTAMQSKLLSWDFAGRAANPCIGPDRADLVLAGCAILEAIRRRWPSSRMRVADRGLREGLLTDMMMHDGVWRKQRRRGGFSRRQGAAANND; from the coding sequence GTGGAAGACCCCCAAAACAGCGTTGAGCTGTCCGATGGCGGGGCGCGCTTGAACAATGGCGGCAAGGGCAAACGCGCTCGCCGCCGATCCCGGAAAGGTCGCCGCAAGGCCGCCGCCGGAGTGCCCGCATCGCAGGATGCCGTCGTTGCAGACGGCAGCGAACAGGTGCGTTCGCCGGAGAGCGGCGAAGCGAAGCATGGCCGCAACGGCAAGGCCGCGCGTCATCCCTCTTCGGACCAGAAAACCGGCGAGACCCTCGCCAACAGCCCCGATCATGACGACGACAAGCCGGCGCGGCGCAAACGCAAGCGTCGGCGCGGCCGCCGGGCGCATACCAAGGGCCCGCTCGGCGCCGATGGCTGCAAGCATATAGCCGGCAACAAACCCGCTGCCAGCGCCGAACCGGTCGCACAGCCCTCTCCGCCGCCGCCCCGGCGCGAGGCGCGGCAGGGCGACCCCGCCGCGCCGCAACGCGCACCCGGCCATGGCCTTTATGCCGCGCTCGATCTCGGCACAAATAATTGCCGGCTGCTGATCGCCCAGCCCACGCGTCACCATCAGTTTCGGGTGGTCGACGGTTTCTCGCGCATCGTGCGGCTGGGCGAAGGCCTTGCCGCCACCGGCAGCCTTTCGCCCGCCGCCATGGACCGCGCCATCGAGGCGCTTGCCATGTGCGCGGCAAAGCTCAGGGGCCGGTCCGTCCGGCGCATGCGGCTGATCGCCACCGAGGCCTGCCGCTCGGCCGATAACGGAGAGATCTTCCTCAAACGGGTGCGCGAGGAAACCGGGTTGGAGCTCGAAATCGTCAACCGCGAAACCGAAGCGAGACTGGCGGTATCGAGCTGCGCGTCGCTGATCGGGCGGGAGACGCGGTCGGCCGTGCTGTTCGATATCGGCGGCGGCTCCTCCGAAATCGCTGTGATCAAGCTCGACGAGAACCGGTCCTACCGGCTCGCCAACCACATCTCGCACTGGACATCGCTTCCCGTCGGCGTGGTGACGCTGTCGGAGCGCTATGGCGGCCATGACGTGACGCCGGAAATCTTCGAGAACATGGTGGCGGAAGTCACCCGGATGCTCGGCGATTTCAACTGTCCGGGCATCGGCGGCGGAAAGGACGACGAGGGCTTTCACCTGATCGGCACCTCGGGCACCGTCACCACGCTGGCCGGCGTCCATCTGGATCTGCCGCGCTATGACCGCCGCAAGGTCGACGGCATCTGGCTCTCCGATGATGAGGTCACGGCCATGCAGTCCAAGCTCTTGTCATGGGATTTCGCCGGCCGCGCCGCAAACCCCTGCATCGGCCCGGATCGCGCCGACCTCGTGCTCGCCGGTTGCGCCATCCTGGAGGCGATCCGCCGGCGCTGGCCGTCCTCGCGCATGCGGGTCGCCGACCGCGGCCTGCGCGAGGGACTTTTGACCGATATGATGATGCATGACGGGGTCTGGCGCAAACAGCGCCGCCGCGGCGGCTTCAGCCGCCGCCAGGGCGCGGCCGCAAACAATGACTGA
- a CDS encoding phage tail assembly chaperone has translation MADMEKLLVAIVKRQSAGERLQVPEGGQLLWQWFCDLHGARTWNANGPNPISYGEIAIYRDLAGWPMEERHIQILRAMDEAWVADFYKRQNRPENSDKPLPAPSGRQMTPALFDAMFG, from the coding sequence ATGGCCGATATGGAAAAGCTTCTTGTCGCGATCGTGAAACGCCAGTCGGCCGGCGAACGGCTTCAGGTGCCGGAGGGCGGGCAATTGTTGTGGCAGTGGTTCTGCGACCTTCACGGCGCGCGGACATGGAACGCCAATGGCCCGAACCCGATCAGCTATGGCGAGATCGCCATCTATCGGGACTTGGCCGGCTGGCCGATGGAAGAGCGCCATATCCAGATTTTGCGGGCGATGGATGAAGCTTGGGTCGCCGACTTCTACAAGCGCCAGAACAGGCCGGAGAACAGCGACAAGCCGCTTCCCGCCCCTTCCGGCCGGCAGATGACGCCGGCGCTGTTTGACGCGATGTTCGGGTGA